GGAGCTCTTAGGCCGCGCGATGACAGTTTCCGCCAAATTATTCTGACACCCAATCAATTAAAAGAAGCGTCTTACGCAAGGGAAGCTATCGAGCTTACGGGTCTTATGGGGGAAAATTTTAAACGAATACGAATTTTATCCTAAACCACCGCTAGGAGAAGTTGCAATTTATTCGATAACTTCCGCCAGCTTATTAAAGAAACCCGTCCAGCCTTTTTTCAGGTTGCCGGCATATTCTTCCGCCGGTAGATTTCCTCCGGACTGATGAAAGATCATTTCGGTTTTACCACCCAAATCCTGCAGGTGAATATCCATGACTTCAAAAGTTGAGTCTTCTATATCATCTGGGTCAGGGAAATCAAACTGGAGATGCGTAGGTTCATCAATAACCCGGTATACGCCAACTTGGGGATATTTTCCGCCATCAGGCATAACGGTAGTCGCGCGCCATAAACCACGAACTTTAAAATCAATCGTCACACCCGTCAATTTACCAGGCGAGCCATACCACTGGGCAAATAGTTCTGGATCAGACCAGCTTTTCCATACTTTTTCTACAGGCGCGTTAAATACGCGGGTAAGTGTCAGTGACAGATTATCTTGCATGATGAATCCCTCCTATAGTTTTATGATAGATCCGTCTGAGAATAATTGCCAGTACTGAATGCCGTTAGTTTATAATCCTACATATGGCTAAAGAGTATATTAGGAACT
The Candidatus Saccharimonadales bacterium genome window above contains:
- a CDS encoding SRPBCC domain-containing protein; the encoded protein is MQDNLSLTLTRVFNAPVEKVWKSWSDPELFAQWYGSPGKLTGVTIDFKVRGLWRATTVMPDGGKYPQVGVYRVIDEPTHLQFDFPDPDDIEDSTFEVMDIHLQDLGGKTEMIFHQSGGNLPAEEYAGNLKKGWTGFFNKLAEVIE